The following are from one region of the Prosthecobacter debontii genome:
- a CDS encoding DUF1501 domain-containing protein, translating to MCVTLPASSLSRREWLHRSAYGIGGIALASLLQREGLLANPALAGGQPQHFDLTPKPAHGFGQAKAMISMFMQGGPSHIDMFEPKPELMKLDGKDFPGEVKYDDAAGASREVMGPQWKFRPRGESGIEMSDLVPHMGSIADEMTLIRSMHTGVNNHGQSIYALMNGQIVGGRPTLGSWITYGLGSDNQDLPAYVALTDPRGLPVLGVDNFSNGWLPSVYQGTVVRSKEPRILNLDPPMSLKGEAQTRYLNFVQRLNREHADARPGETDLEARIQSFELAARMQTAAKEALDISGESEATKKLYGIDKPATEEFGKRCLIARRLVERGVRFVSIFTGNQTWDHHSSILTSLPKACEQVDQPAAALVLDLKQRGLLDSTIVHWGGEMGRLPVIQNRAGASGRATVGRDHNTYGFSMWVAGGGFKAGHVHGATDEFGHHAVEKVVNHYDYHATLLHLFGLDAKKLSYKRNGTEQVLVENPAARVVSELLA from the coding sequence ATGTGTGTCACGCTTCCTGCGTCTTCCCTTAGCCGTCGTGAATGGCTGCACCGCAGTGCTTATGGCATTGGCGGCATTGCTCTGGCATCGCTCCTGCAACGCGAAGGACTCCTGGCCAACCCTGCTTTGGCGGGAGGACAGCCGCAGCATTTCGATCTCACTCCCAAACCTGCTCATGGCTTTGGTCAGGCCAAAGCCATGATCTCCATGTTCATGCAGGGCGGGCCGAGTCACATTGACATGTTCGAGCCGAAACCCGAGCTGATGAAGCTGGATGGCAAAGACTTTCCGGGTGAGGTGAAGTATGACGATGCGGCAGGTGCCAGCCGTGAGGTGATGGGACCTCAGTGGAAATTCCGCCCGCGGGGTGAGAGTGGCATCGAGATGAGTGACCTAGTGCCCCACATGGGGAGTATCGCGGATGAAATGACGCTGATCCGTTCGATGCATACCGGAGTGAACAATCACGGTCAGTCCATCTATGCCTTGATGAATGGCCAGATCGTCGGCGGCAGACCCACCCTGGGGAGCTGGATCACGTACGGCCTGGGCAGTGATAACCAAGATCTACCTGCCTACGTGGCTTTGACAGATCCGCGCGGCCTGCCGGTGCTGGGCGTGGACAACTTCAGCAACGGCTGGTTACCCTCGGTTTACCAGGGCACCGTCGTGCGCTCCAAGGAGCCACGCATTCTCAATCTCGATCCCCCAATGTCCCTAAAGGGCGAGGCGCAAACGCGCTATCTCAATTTTGTACAGCGTCTGAATCGAGAGCATGCAGACGCCCGGCCGGGAGAGACCGACTTGGAGGCACGCATTCAGAGTTTCGAACTGGCAGCTCGCATGCAAACGGCTGCGAAAGAAGCTCTCGATATCAGTGGTGAGAGTGAAGCGACGAAGAAGCTCTACGGTATCGATAAACCGGCTACCGAAGAGTTTGGTAAGCGGTGCCTGATTGCTCGGCGCTTGGTGGAGCGAGGCGTGCGTTTTGTTTCCATCTTCACGGGTAACCAGACTTGGGATCATCACAGCAGCATCCTCACCAGTTTGCCCAAAGCCTGTGAGCAGGTGGATCAGCCTGCGGCCGCTTTGGTTCTGGATCTGAAACAGCGGGGCCTCCTGGATTCCACCATCGTCCACTGGGGCGGTGAAATGGGGCGCTTGCCAGTGATTCAAAACCGAGCAGGTGCCAGCGGTCGTGCCACCGTGGGCCGGGATCACAATACCTACGGCTTCAGCATGTGGGTGGCAGGCGGTGGGTTTAAGGCCGGTCATGTCCACGGGGCCACGGATGAATTTGGTCACCATGCCGTGGAAAAGGTGGTGAACCACTATGACTATCACGCCACCTTGCTGCACCTCTTTGGTCTCGATGCCAAGAAGCTCAGCTACAAGCGAAATGGCACCGAACAAGTGCTCGTCGAAAACCCCGCTGCACGTGTGGTGTCGGAGTTGCTGGCATGA
- a CDS encoding PAS domain S-box protein encodes MSDGELVEREKRLRIIFDHALQFMGLLTPEGILLETNQSSLEAGAVQAHEVIGKPFWECPWWKHSEKQRERLRKSIQRAAQGQPVRHEMEYVAADGSPRVVDFSLRPVCDDTGKVIFIVPEGRDITDVQQAAQQLENMSRRLHLATQAAKIGIWDWNLTDSSLNWDEQMRRIYGIKESDTELTFEVWRKMVHPDDQKMVASALQEALAGKATFDTVFRILWQDGSTHYIQAKGLVQWDSEGNPVRMLGTNADITQQVMVEAGLHESEERFRHAFEYSAVGLALLEPDGTWMAVNKAVCDIVGYSEKELLKLTFQDITHPEDLSKDLDNVQRLIRGDVTHYQMEKRYIHREGRVVWILLTASLVRERDGSPAYFISQIEDITQRHEAEQVLKHQQEQLRLLIEHTPAAVAMFDMEMCYVAASRRWVEDYHLDSSSLVGRCHYDIFPEIGGEWRTIHSRCLAGEVESREEDMFVRHDGRQEWLRWEVRPWFQVSGEIGGVVMFTEVITERKYAAEKIRASLEEKEVLLREIHHRVKNNMQIISSLLQLQTASLHDSADVEIFKDCQTRIHAMAMVHDRLYRSGNLSTINFGAHVKELAGLLIRGQADGGKNIRLETRCEDVELDLDKAVPLGLIATELITNAFKHAFKDRTSGTICVSLEPAEDSRMRLRVADDGPGLAPDPDSSRPRTLGLRLVRSLSHQLRAKILFLSDSPGCCVEITFDI; translated from the coding sequence GTGAGTGACGGAGAACTGGTGGAGAGAGAAAAACGGTTACGCATCATCTTCGACCATGCCTTGCAGTTCATGGGGTTGCTCACGCCTGAGGGGATTCTTCTGGAGACCAATCAATCCTCTCTAGAGGCTGGGGCAGTTCAAGCTCACGAGGTGATCGGTAAACCCTTCTGGGAGTGTCCCTGGTGGAAGCACTCTGAGAAGCAGCGGGAACGCCTGCGCAAGAGCATCCAACGGGCCGCTCAAGGGCAGCCTGTGCGGCATGAAATGGAGTATGTTGCTGCGGACGGAAGTCCTCGAGTCGTGGATTTTTCACTCAGGCCGGTGTGCGATGACACCGGGAAGGTGATTTTCATCGTTCCGGAGGGGCGAGACATCACAGACGTTCAACAGGCTGCACAACAACTGGAAAACATGTCCCGCCGTCTGCATCTGGCGACCCAGGCCGCCAAAATCGGCATCTGGGATTGGAACCTCACGGACAGCTCATTAAATTGGGACGAACAGATGCGCCGGATTTATGGCATTAAGGAGAGCGATACGGAGCTGACCTTTGAAGTCTGGCGAAAGATGGTTCATCCCGACGATCAAAAAATGGTCGCCTCTGCTCTTCAGGAGGCCCTGGCGGGCAAAGCCACTTTTGACACCGTTTTCCGCATCCTCTGGCAGGACGGCTCGACGCACTACATTCAGGCCAAGGGTCTGGTGCAGTGGGACTCTGAAGGTAACCCCGTGCGTATGCTGGGAACGAATGCGGATATCACACAGCAGGTGATGGTGGAGGCGGGGCTGCATGAAAGTGAAGAGCGCTTCCGTCATGCCTTTGAATACTCTGCCGTCGGGTTGGCTCTCTTGGAGCCTGACGGAACCTGGATGGCGGTCAATAAAGCCGTCTGTGATATCGTTGGTTATTCGGAAAAAGAACTGCTCAAGCTCACCTTCCAAGACATCACTCATCCCGAAGACCTGAGTAAGGATCTGGACAATGTCCAGCGTTTGATTCGGGGAGACGTCACCCATTACCAAATGGAGAAACGCTACATCCATCGCGAGGGGCGGGTGGTGTGGATTCTTCTTACCGCCTCGCTGGTCCGAGAGCGGGATGGATCACCGGCTTATTTCATCTCCCAGATCGAAGACATCACTCAGCGTCATGAGGCTGAGCAGGTGCTGAAGCATCAGCAGGAGCAGCTTCGCTTGCTCATCGAACATACACCGGCGGCCGTGGCCATGTTTGATATGGAGATGTGCTACGTTGCGGCCAGCCGCCGCTGGGTGGAAGACTATCATTTGGATTCCTCCAGCTTGGTGGGACGGTGCCATTACGATATTTTTCCGGAGATCGGTGGCGAGTGGCGCACGATCCATAGTCGTTGCCTAGCCGGAGAGGTGGAGAGCCGTGAGGAGGATATGTTTGTCCGTCATGATGGCCGGCAGGAATGGCTGCGCTGGGAGGTGCGGCCTTGGTTCCAGGTGAGTGGGGAGATCGGTGGCGTGGTGATGTTTACGGAGGTCATCACCGAGCGGAAGTATGCTGCTGAAAAAATCCGCGCGTCGCTCGAAGAAAAAGAAGTGCTGCTGCGGGAGATTCACCATCGGGTGAAAAACAACATGCAGATCATCTCCAGTCTCTTGCAGTTGCAGACCGCTTCTTTGCACGACTCGGCAGATGTTGAGATTTTCAAAGACTGCCAGACGCGCATTCACGCCATGGCGATGGTGCATGACCGGCTGTATCGATCTGGCAATCTTTCCACCATTAACTTCGGCGCGCATGTGAAGGAACTCGCAGGCTTGCTGATCCGAGGGCAGGCGGATGGGGGCAAAAACATCCGTCTGGAGACCCGGTGTGAAGATGTGGAGCTGGATTTGGATAAAGCGGTGCCGTTAGGGCTGATCGCGACCGAACTCATCACCAACGCTTTCAAGCACGCGTTTAAAGACCGGACATCCGGCACAATTTGTGTGTCTCTGGAGCCTGCGGAAGACTCTCGCATGCGGCTGAGAGTGGCGGATGATGGCCCTGGCTTAGCCCCGGATCCGGATTCTTCACGACCCCGCACCCTCGGACTAAGGTTGGTGCGCTCCCTGAGCCATCAATTGCGGGCGAAGATTTTATTCTTGTCGGACAGCCCCGGATGTTGTGTTGAGATTACTTTTGATATTTAA
- a CDS encoding c-type cytochrome domain-containing protein has protein sequence MKIAHLLIALVGLLVSAQAADSKAALRLLRDECLGCHKPGKAKGGLLLTTHEKMMQGGDSGMAIVPGKAEQSLLYQLLLPDADPQMPPKKALSSEAVAVVKAWIDAGAVWDSTVFDEAPKPRPVKLSGLPETYRPVLSLALSPDNQSLAVARGPTVFVFDLSRPERPVKSKLEGHVEAIQSLAWTSDGRYLVSGGFQKLILWDVQLQAPAKTLEGTLMGNITAVAATQAHLFAADGEAGGAGFIRKFDLQSGKLMATWKAHEDNVLALRLSSRGDRLLSGGADKLARLWDAESHALMASYEGHTNHVLSVAFNKEATQIATAGADREVKVWDVSSREQDVTLGDKKMVFTGAAWTPDGKSLVIVTDKGSGSVHSELKKHDGAQRSETGKTLKLTSVNESLTSVVITDDSKWIYAGSFEGNVHIWDGGGKPAGVLMWPNEQR, from the coding sequence ATGAAGATCGCTCACTTGTTGATCGCACTCGTAGGACTCTTGGTTTCAGCTCAAGCGGCTGACTCTAAGGCTGCCTTACGTCTTTTGCGTGACGAGTGTCTGGGCTGCCATAAACCGGGGAAGGCCAAGGGAGGACTCCTGCTGACGACGCATGAAAAGATGATGCAGGGCGGCGATAGCGGCATGGCGATTGTGCCCGGGAAGGCGGAGCAAAGTCTCTTGTATCAATTGCTTCTGCCAGACGCAGATCCCCAGATGCCGCCGAAAAAAGCCCTGTCTTCAGAGGCAGTCGCCGTGGTTAAGGCCTGGATCGATGCAGGTGCCGTCTGGGACTCGACCGTTTTTGATGAGGCTCCGAAGCCTAGGCCCGTCAAGTTAAGTGGATTGCCAGAAACCTATCGTCCTGTTTTGTCGTTGGCCCTGTCCCCTGACAATCAGTCTCTGGCCGTGGCAAGGGGGCCCACCGTGTTTGTGTTCGATCTATCCCGACCCGAAAGACCTGTGAAGAGCAAGCTTGAGGGCCACGTGGAGGCGATTCAGTCGCTGGCTTGGACATCGGACGGCCGTTATCTTGTTTCCGGTGGTTTCCAAAAACTCATCCTCTGGGATGTGCAGCTTCAGGCGCCGGCCAAGACTTTGGAAGGCACCTTGATGGGTAACATCACGGCAGTGGCTGCGACTCAGGCCCACTTGTTCGCCGCTGATGGAGAAGCCGGAGGAGCTGGATTTATCCGGAAGTTCGATCTTCAGTCAGGGAAACTGATGGCCACTTGGAAGGCTCATGAAGACAATGTGTTAGCCCTGCGCTTGTCATCCCGTGGGGACCGTTTGCTCAGTGGCGGTGCGGATAAATTGGCCCGGCTTTGGGATGCTGAAAGTCACGCATTGATGGCTTCTTACGAAGGTCATACGAATCATGTGCTCTCGGTCGCCTTTAACAAAGAAGCGACTCAGATTGCGACCGCAGGGGCGGATCGTGAGGTTAAGGTGTGGGATGTCTCAAGTCGCGAGCAAGATGTCACCTTGGGGGATAAGAAGATGGTGTTTACAGGGGCCGCCTGGACGCCTGACGGCAAGTCCTTGGTGATCGTGACCGATAAAGGCAGTGGCAGCGTCCATTCGGAATTAAAGAAGCACGATGGAGCTCAGCGCAGCGAGACGGGCAAGACCCTCAAACTGACCTCCGTGAATGAATCTCTCACTTCCGTGGTGATCACGGATGACTCGAAGTGGATCTATGCCGGGAGTTTTGAAGGCAATGTCCATATCTGGGATGGGGGTGGCAAACCTGCCGGTGTCTTGATGTGGCCTAACGAACAACGATAA
- a CDS encoding ATP-binding response regulator, whose product MMSVSRDAAPSASEPLRVFVVEDESLVAMDLEERLTKMGYVVCGISDSGEEALTAITGQAVDLVLMDIHLRDGVDGVDVASALRRVSDVPVVFVTAHADETTLRRAGQAEPFGYVLKPFDERELRATIEMALYRHRAETRLHKVERWLSTTLSSIGDGIIATDDQRCVTLINPLAEMVTGWTKSEAVGRLLEEIYPVYGEAEVNETFAAYSEAMRTGVTIHLGEGKYLRSREGRRIPVDDSISPIRDDANQITGCVIVFRDCTQSRQIMEERRRLETKMQETQRLESLGVLAAGIAHDFNNLLTVVTMNTSLAKTYVTKDSPVMKSLMDIQGSAERAAELCSQMLAYAGKSRVVKEPLCINLLTRDTIQLLTTAISKKALLSLDLGETVPKVQGDRSQLQQVIMNLVINASESLQDLPGKIKLKTRYLHVPQAQLDLCRSGNTLPEGDYLMIEVKDTGEGMPQDVQARIFDPFYTTKFTGRGLGLAAVLGIIRSHGGDLAVESIAGAGSTFRIYLPALVEPEMPTPPSYHESSGWLATGHALIVDDEAAIRAAAHAVLCHLGFQVELAEDGMRGLEKILRQAVNYRVVLLDLTMPNLDGREVYKLVRERMPRLPIIMMSGYSSHQALDLLEEGVPTAFIQKPFTVEAIREKLAALLG is encoded by the coding sequence ATGATGTCTGTCTCCCGCGATGCTGCGCCCTCCGCCTCTGAACCTTTGCGGGTGTTTGTGGTGGAGGATGAGAGTCTCGTGGCCATGGATCTGGAAGAGCGGCTCACGAAAATGGGCTATGTCGTCTGTGGGATCTCGGATAGTGGCGAGGAAGCTCTGACAGCCATCACGGGCCAAGCGGTGGACCTCGTGCTGATGGACATCCATCTGCGGGACGGGGTGGATGGTGTGGATGTGGCCAGTGCCCTGCGCCGAGTCTCCGATGTGCCGGTGGTCTTTGTTACCGCTCACGCGGATGAGACGACTCTGCGTCGTGCGGGGCAGGCCGAACCTTTTGGTTATGTCTTGAAGCCCTTTGATGAGAGGGAGCTGCGAGCAACGATTGAGATGGCGCTCTACCGGCACCGGGCAGAGACGCGCTTGCACAAGGTGGAACGTTGGCTGTCAACCACGCTGAGCAGCATCGGAGACGGCATCATTGCGACCGATGACCAGCGCTGTGTCACTTTGATCAATCCTCTCGCGGAGATGGTGACCGGCTGGACCAAGTCAGAAGCCGTGGGGCGTCTATTGGAGGAGATTTATCCGGTTTACGGTGAGGCGGAGGTGAATGAAACCTTTGCCGCTTACTCCGAAGCAATGCGCACGGGGGTGACCATTCACCTGGGCGAGGGGAAGTATCTCCGCTCCCGTGAAGGTCGGCGCATCCCGGTGGACGACAGCATCTCGCCCATACGCGACGATGCAAACCAGATCACCGGTTGTGTGATCGTCTTCCGGGATTGCACGCAGAGCCGCCAGATCATGGAAGAGCGGCGACGTTTGGAAACCAAGATGCAGGAGACCCAACGCCTGGAGAGCCTTGGCGTCTTGGCAGCGGGCATCGCTCATGATTTTAACAATCTGCTGACGGTGGTGACCATGAACACATCCCTGGCTAAGACCTATGTGACCAAGGACTCCCCCGTGATGAAAAGCCTGATGGACATTCAGGGCTCGGCAGAGCGGGCTGCGGAACTCTGTAGCCAGATGCTGGCCTATGCAGGGAAGAGCAGAGTGGTTAAGGAGCCCTTGTGCATCAATTTACTCACTCGGGATACCATTCAGCTCCTGACCACGGCCATCAGTAAGAAAGCCCTGCTCTCACTCGATCTCGGTGAGACGGTGCCCAAGGTCCAGGGCGACCGCAGCCAGCTTCAGCAAGTGATCATGAACCTCGTGATCAATGCCTCTGAATCCCTGCAAGATCTGCCCGGCAAGATCAAGCTGAAGACCCGCTACCTACATGTGCCGCAGGCCCAACTCGATCTCTGCCGGAGTGGTAACACCTTGCCCGAAGGAGATTACCTGATGATCGAGGTCAAGGATACCGGTGAAGGCATGCCCCAGGATGTGCAGGCCCGGATTTTTGATCCCTTTTACACCACTAAGTTTACCGGTCGTGGGCTCGGCTTAGCCGCCGTGCTGGGCATCATCCGTAGCCATGGTGGAGACCTCGCGGTGGAGAGTATCGCCGGTGCGGGCAGCACATTCCGCATCTATCTCCCGGCTTTGGTGGAACCCGAGATGCCGACTCCACCGTCCTATCATGAATCCTCCGGTTGGTTGGCGACAGGGCATGCCTTGATTGTCGATGACGAAGCCGCCATCCGTGCTGCGGCCCACGCGGTGCTCTGTCACCTCGGGTTCCAGGTCGAGCTGGCAGAGGACGGCATGCGCGGCCTGGAGAAAATCCTGCGCCAGGCGGTGAACTACCGTGTGGTCTTGCTGGATCTGACCATGCCGAATTTGGATGGTCGTGAAGTCTATAAGCTAGTGCGCGAGCGCATGCCGCGCCTGCCTATCATCATGATGAGCGGCTACTCCTCCCACCAGGCTCTGGACTTGCTGGAGGAGGGGGTGCCTACAGCCTTTATCCAGAAACCTTTTACGGTCGAAGCGATCCGGGAGAAGTTGGCCGCACTTTTGGGCTGA
- a CDS encoding PSD1 and planctomycete cytochrome C domain-containing protein gives MHSLAVSLSFLVLAPLAASGASGTITFEKHIRPILKAQCFHCHGEEGEVKGGLDVRLTRFLLKGGDEGPAIVPGKAAESHLLKMVQSGEMPKGKSKLKATEIALIEQWIAQGAKTIRPEPETLGPEHAFTDEERAWWSIQPIQRPKVPAVKVAITNPIDAFIADKQAANQLSFSPEADPVTLIRRLSFDLTGLPPTPEEAQAFVAAYVKAPQQAYDEAITRLLASPAYGERWGRHWLDIAGYADSDGYTDKDLERKWAYKYRDYVINSLNKDKPFDQFVREQIAGDEMVPQPHKNLSAEAIEKITATGFLRMAADGTGAMNDKVAQNSTIADTIKIVSTAFYGMTIGCAQCHDHRYDPISQADYYRLRAVFEPGFNTTKWRVPNGRLVSLLTDEERAAGDKIEVEAKKLDAARAAKTEEFITEVLEKEVAKAEEKDRESLRTAYRTEVKKRTPEHLALLKKYPRVAKLSSGSLYLYDTTYKTKHADTLKKMAEEAAAVRATKPKEEFLQAFDELPLKPELVPATFVFHRGDIEQPKDKVKPGDLTVLAGQREIEVPEKASNLPTTGRRLAFANSLTDGKHPLLARVIVNQVWKRHFGKGIVNTPDDFGQLGERPSHPELLDWLASEFMRQGWSLKKLHHLILSSTTYRQSSLRDAERERIDPDNRLLSRMNVLRLEAETLRDSFLAVSGKLNPKLGGQPVPVTFNEEGQIVIGIDTRDAAGRQTGKFVTLEGEEYRRSIYVQARRSTPLEMFATFDAPAMTDPNCASRPVTTVSPQSLLLMNNGYMREHAQDLALRVQREAGPDLEKQVQRAWELSFSRSPSMSDQLEAMALVKAQTEHYKSHPAKLEHVAAAPEKKDADPALLGLAALCHALLSSNAFLYVD, from the coding sequence ATGCATTCACTCGCTGTATCCCTCAGTTTCTTGGTCTTGGCCCCGCTCGCTGCCTCTGGCGCGTCTGGGACCATCACCTTTGAGAAACACATCCGCCCGATTCTCAAGGCCCAGTGCTTCCATTGTCATGGTGAGGAAGGAGAGGTGAAAGGCGGGCTGGATGTGCGCCTCACGCGCTTTCTCCTCAAAGGTGGTGATGAAGGTCCGGCGATTGTGCCTGGGAAGGCTGCAGAGAGTCATCTGCTGAAGATGGTGCAGTCAGGCGAGATGCCGAAAGGCAAATCGAAGCTGAAAGCCACGGAGATCGCTCTCATTGAGCAATGGATCGCGCAAGGGGCTAAAACCATCCGCCCGGAGCCCGAGACGCTTGGGCCTGAGCATGCCTTTACCGATGAAGAACGCGCCTGGTGGTCCATCCAGCCCATCCAACGTCCGAAGGTGCCTGCCGTGAAAGTGGCGATCACCAATCCGATCGACGCTTTCATTGCCGATAAACAAGCGGCTAACCAATTGTCATTCTCTCCTGAAGCTGACCCTGTCACCTTGATTCGCCGCCTCAGCTTTGATCTGACGGGGTTGCCTCCAACTCCTGAGGAAGCTCAGGCTTTTGTCGCGGCTTATGTGAAGGCTCCTCAGCAAGCCTACGATGAAGCGATCACGCGTTTGTTAGCCAGCCCCGCCTATGGCGAGCGCTGGGGGCGTCATTGGCTGGATATCGCTGGCTATGCGGATAGCGACGGCTACACGGACAAGGACCTGGAGCGTAAGTGGGCTTACAAGTATCGCGACTACGTCATCAACTCGCTCAACAAGGACAAACCCTTCGATCAATTCGTGCGTGAGCAAATCGCTGGGGATGAGATGGTGCCCCAACCGCATAAGAATCTCAGTGCGGAGGCCATCGAGAAGATCACCGCCACCGGCTTCTTGCGCATGGCTGCAGACGGCACGGGTGCGATGAATGATAAGGTGGCTCAAAACTCCACCATTGCGGATACCATCAAGATCGTCAGCACGGCCTTCTATGGCATGACGATTGGCTGTGCCCAATGCCATGATCATCGTTATGACCCGATCAGCCAAGCGGACTACTACCGTCTGCGGGCAGTGTTCGAGCCGGGCTTCAATACGACGAAGTGGAGAGTGCCCAACGGACGCCTTGTCTCGCTATTAACCGATGAAGAGCGGGCTGCGGGAGATAAGATCGAAGTGGAGGCTAAAAAACTGGATGCAGCGCGTGCCGCGAAGACGGAGGAGTTTATCACGGAAGTGTTGGAAAAAGAGGTGGCCAAGGCCGAGGAAAAAGACCGTGAATCCCTGCGCACGGCTTATCGCACGGAGGTTAAGAAGCGCACCCCTGAGCATTTGGCCTTGCTGAAGAAGTATCCACGAGTGGCTAAGTTGAGCTCTGGTTCGCTTTACCTTTACGATACGACTTATAAGACCAAGCATGCAGACACCTTGAAGAAGATGGCCGAGGAAGCTGCTGCAGTCCGTGCGACGAAGCCGAAGGAGGAGTTTCTCCAGGCCTTTGACGAGCTGCCCCTCAAGCCAGAATTGGTGCCCGCTACCTTTGTGTTCCATCGCGGAGATATCGAGCAGCCTAAGGATAAGGTGAAGCCTGGTGACCTCACCGTCTTGGCAGGGCAGCGCGAAATTGAGGTGCCAGAAAAAGCGTCTAACTTACCGACGACAGGACGTCGCCTTGCGTTTGCCAATTCACTGACAGACGGGAAACACCCGCTTTTGGCACGGGTGATCGTCAATCAAGTTTGGAAGCGTCACTTTGGTAAAGGGATCGTCAATACACCGGATGACTTCGGCCAATTGGGCGAGCGTCCGAGCCACCCCGAACTGCTCGATTGGCTGGCCAGTGAGTTCATGCGTCAGGGTTGGAGCCTGAAGAAGCTGCATCATTTGATTCTATCCAGCACCACCTATCGCCAGTCCTCATTACGGGATGCGGAGCGGGAGCGGATTGACCCGGATAATCGACTGCTCAGCCGCATGAATGTTCTGCGTTTAGAAGCTGAGACCCTGAGGGATTCTTTCTTGGCTGTTTCTGGCAAGTTGAATCCTAAGTTAGGTGGGCAGCCTGTTCCTGTGACCTTCAACGAAGAAGGACAAATCGTCATTGGCATCGACACTCGTGATGCCGCAGGCCGCCAGACTGGAAAGTTTGTCACTTTGGAGGGTGAGGAATATCGGCGCAGCATCTATGTGCAGGCTCGCCGCAGCACACCGCTGGAGATGTTTGCCACCTTCGATGCACCGGCCATGACGGATCCCAACTGCGCGAGCCGTCCGGTGACGACGGTCAGCCCTCAGAGTCTGCTGCTCATGAACAATGGATACATGCGTGAGCATGCACAGGATCTGGCTCTGCGTGTGCAGCGTGAAGCGGGGCCAGACTTGGAGAAGCAAGTCCAGCGTGCTTGGGAGCTCAGCTTTAGCCGCAGTCCGAGCATGTCGGATCAGCTTGAGGCGATGGCCTTGGTCAAGGCTCAGACGGAGCATTACAAAAGCCATCCCGCCAAGTTGGAGCACGTGGCTGCGGCTCCGGAGAAGAAGGATGCAGATCCTGCTTTGTTAGGCCTTGCAGCTCTGTGTCATGCCTTGCTCAGTTCCAATGCCTTCCTGTATGTGGATTGA
- a CDS encoding TrmH family RNA methyltransferase — translation MDRPREMRYAHLMQITSASNEKIKHAKRVREGKEPGLIFIEGLRLAEEAFRSALTIEMAFSLSGSELSPALSQTLDQQQIPVFEVTPDIMRALGDTVQPQGIILLAQRPVANLTPDHSLESSLWLGLDRLQDPGNVGTLLRTAEAAGVTGIVALKGCADAYAPKVLRSAMGSAFRLPIQANASAETLTSFQKAGVKVVVAAGDGEMDYDRYDWTQSTLLLLGNEGRGVAPELMQQSDVRLRIPMQAGVESLNVAAAGAVMLFEAARQRRLKTATA, via the coding sequence GTGGACCGCCCTCGGGAGATGCGCTATGCCCACCTCATGCAGATCACCAGTGCCAGCAATGAGAAAATCAAACATGCCAAACGCGTGCGCGAAGGGAAAGAGCCAGGCCTCATCTTCATCGAGGGGCTTCGTCTCGCAGAGGAGGCGTTTCGCTCCGCGCTCACCATCGAAATGGCGTTTTCATTGTCCGGCAGCGAGCTCTCCCCTGCTTTGAGCCAGACTCTCGATCAGCAGCAGATTCCGGTCTTTGAGGTCACCCCAGACATCATGCGGGCGCTGGGAGACACCGTGCAGCCGCAGGGCATCATCCTACTGGCACAGCGGCCTGTGGCGAATTTGACTCCCGACCACAGCCTGGAGTCTTCGCTTTGGCTCGGGCTCGATCGACTTCAAGACCCGGGGAATGTGGGCACTCTCCTGCGGACGGCGGAGGCGGCTGGAGTGACCGGCATCGTGGCCCTGAAGGGATGCGCGGATGCCTATGCCCCGAAAGTGCTGCGGAGCGCCATGGGTTCCGCCTTCCGCCTTCCGATTCAGGCCAACGCCTCAGCGGAGACCTTGACCTCCTTTCAGAAGGCTGGCGTCAAAGTCGTCGTTGCCGCAGGAGACGGCGAGATGGACTACGATCGTTATGACTGGACCCAGTCCACGCTTCTTTTGTTAGGCAATGAAGGCCGCGGCGTCGCGCCTGAGTTGATGCAGCAGAGCGATGTGCGTCTGCGCATCCCGATGCAGGCCGGAGTGGAGTCTCTGAATGTCGCTGCGGCAGGAGCCGTGATGCTCTTCGAAGCAGCTCGTCAACGCCGCCTCAAAACCGCCACCGCATGA